A segment of the Lelliottia amnigena genome:
CCCTGCGATACCCTGCAGCTCGATAACTTTTGCGCCTTCACCGGCTTTCTTCGCGATGTAGTTGCCGGCGATTTTGCCGCCCAACACGTTATCAGAAGCAATGTGGCTTACCACTTCGCCTTTAGCGGCAACGCGGTCAAGGGTGATAACCGGAATATTCGCCTGGTTTGCCATCTTAACGGCGTTACCTACAGCGTCTGAATCCGTTGGGTTGATCAACAGAATTTTAGTGCCACGCACGGTTAAGTCCTGAACGTTAGCCAGCTCTTTCGCCGGGTTGTTCTGAGAGTCCAGTACAACCAGGTTGTAGCCCAGCTTATCAGCTTCTTTCTGCGCGCCATCCTTCAGCGAAACGAAGAACGGGTTGTTTAGCGTAGAGACCACCAGCGCGATGGTGTCTTTCGCCATTGCGTTAGCACTTACGGTGGCGCTCAGTGCCACAGCAGAAACCAGGATAGCCAGTTTTTTCATATTCATATCAGTGATGTCCTGTAGTGTGTCGTCAGTTACTGTTTTTTGTTGTCTACCAGAACCGCCAGCAAAATCACCACTGCTTTAACGATCATCTGGTAATAGGAAGAAACACCTAACAAATTCAAGCCATTATTGAGGAAACCAAGGATCAGTGCGCCGATCAATGTCCCAACAATGCGACCTTTACCGCCCGCAAGGCTGGTACCGCCCAGCACAACCGCCGCAATCGCATCCAGTTCATAACCCGTACCCGCCGTCGGCTGTGCCGAGGAGAGACGAGCCACTTCGATGATGCCCGCCAGCGAAGCCAGCAAGCCGCAAAGGGAGTAAACGATAATCTTCACTTTGTTAACGCTGATGCCTGACAGACGCGTTGCCGCTTCATTGCCGCCCAGCGCATAAATATAACGACCGAGACGGGTGTGATGCAGCATGTACCATGCGGCCAGGAAGACGATACCCATGATCCAGACCGGGGTTGGAACCCCAAGCGGGCGGCCAATACCAAACCAGCCAAACAGATCGGCATTGTCAGTAAAGCCGGTGTTGACGGGACTGCCGTTGGTATAGACCATCGTGACGCCACGCAGCAGCAGCATCATCACCAGAGTCGCAATAAATGCCTGCACCCGGCCTTTTGCCACAATCATTCCTGTGACAGCACCAATCGCAGCACCCAATGCCAGAGCCGCCGCGATGGCCACCAGCGCGTTCACTTCAATCCCGACAATGGAAGCCGCGACCGCGCCGGTGAGCGCCAGCAGAGAACCGACGGACAGGTCGATACCCGACGTCAAAATCACCAGCGTCATCCCGACGGCCATAATGGCGTTCACCGACGTCTGCTGGAGAATATTGAACAGGTTATTTACGGTAAAAAAGTTTGGGCTCATGGTCGAAACCACCGCGATCAGCACCAGCAGTGCAATCAGCGATTTTTGTTCCAACAGCCATGCCTTAGTGAAATAGCGGCGACCAGAAACAGCCTGGGTAGTCATCTTGTTACTCCTGATTCACGCGATTAAGCTTGCCCACAGCGGCAGCCATCAGAACTTCCTGGGTGGCCTGCTCGCGAGTGAATTCACCGCCGAGATGCCCTTCATGCATGA
Coding sequences within it:
- the rbsB_2 gene encoding D-ribose transporter subunit RbsB, which gives rise to MNMKKLAILVSAVALSATVSANAMAKDTIALVVSTLNNPFFVSLKDGAQKEADKLGYNLVVLDSQNNPAKELANVQDLTVRGTKILLINPTDSDAVGNAVKMANQANIPVITLDRVAAKGEVVSHIASDNVLGGKIAGNYIAKKAGEGAKVIELQGIAGTSAARERGEGFQQAVAAHKFNVLASQPADFDRTKGLNVMQNLLTAHPDVQAVFAQNDEMALGALRALQTAGKTDVMVVGFDGTPDGEKAVNDGKLAATIAQLPEQIGATGVDTADKVLKGEKVQAKYPVDLKLVIKQ
- the rbsC_4 gene encoding ribose ABC transporter permease, which gives rise to MTTQAVSGRRYFTKAWLLEQKSLIALLVLIAVVSTMSPNFFTVNNLFNILQQTSVNAIMAVGMTLVILTSGIDLSVGSLLALTGAVAASIVGIEVNALVAIAAALALGAAIGAVTGMIVAKGRVQAFIATLVMMLLLRGVTMVYTNGSPVNTGFTDNADLFGWFGIGRPLGVPTPVWIMGIVFLAAWYMLHHTRLGRYIYALGGNEAATRLSGISVNKVKIIVYSLCGLLASLAGIIEVARLSSAQPTAGTGYELDAIAAVVLGGTSLAGGKGRIVGTLIGALILGFLNNGLNLLGVSSYYQMIVKAVVILLAVLVDNKKQ